CCGGATGACCGAGGGGATGGCGCCGGCACCGTTCTCCAGCACCCCGGCGCAGGTCGCCGATGCCGCGGTCCGCGCACTGTCCGGCCGGCGCCCGCGGGTCTGGGTGCCCTGGCAGGTGGGCGGTATCGCCGCGGTCTTCCGCCTTCTTCCCGGCCCGATCTGGCGGAGGCTGCCACGATGAGCGCGCGCATCGTGGTGGTCGGCATCGGTGCCGATGGCATGGCCGGGCTCTCGCCCGCATCGACGGCCGAGTTGCGCAGGGCCACAGTCGTTTTCGGATCCGGACGGCAGCTCGATATGTTGGATTCGAGCATCGGCGCCCAGCGCAGGCAGTGGCCCTCGCCCCTGTTGGACGCGTTGCCCACGATGTTCGACGGTCTGGGCATCGTGCACGTGATCGCCTCGGGTGACCCGATGCTGCACGGCATCGGGGCGACGTTGATCCGGGTGTTCGGCACCGATGCCGTCCGGGTTCTGCCCCACGTGTCGTCGGTGACGCTGGCCTGCGCCCGGCTCGGCTGGCCTGCGCACGAGACCGAGGTGATCAGTCTGGTCACCGCAGACCCGGTGACCGCGGTGCGCCGGGGTGGTCAGGCAGTGGTGCTCAGCCGCGACGCAGGCACACCCGCCGCACTGGCCCGGTTGTTGACCGAATCCGGCCGCGGCGACTCCGAATTCACCGTGCTGGAAAATCTCGGTGGCGCGGACGAACGCATCACCCGGAGCACGGCGGGCACCTTCTGCACGCGGGTCGGCGACCTCAATGTGATCGCCGTGCGTTACCTACCCGATGTGCGGCGCGCACACGCGCTGCCCGATGAATCGTTCGCCCACGATGGGCAGATCACCAAGCAGTCCATCCGGGCGGTCACGCTGGCCACGCTCGGGCCGCGGCCCGGTGAGCTGCTCTGGGACGTGGGGTCGGGATCGGGTAGCGTCGCGGTCGAATGGTGCCGCAGCTCGCCGGGGTGCCGGGCGGTGTCCTTCGAACGAGATGCCGACCGCCGCAACCGGATCGCGATGAACGCCCGCGCATTCGGGGTCCGGATCGATGTGCGGTCCGCGGCTCCGGAGCCCTTCGGCGACGTGGCGCCCCCGGCGGCGGTCTTCGTCGGCGGCGGCGTGACGCAGCCCGGGCTCATCGAGGCGTGTGTCGACCGATTACCGCGCCAGGGCAGGCTGGTGGTCAATGCCGTCACGGTGGAGTCCGAAGCGGCACTGGCACAGTGGTACGCACAGAAGGGTGGCGAGTTGCGACGTTTTCAGCACTATCAGGGCGGGCCGGTGGGCGGGTTCACCGCATGGCGCCCGGCGCTGCCGGTCACCCAGTGGGCGTGGGTGAAACCGTGACTGTGTACTTCATCGGGGCCGGCCCTGGGGCGGCCGACCTGATCACCGTGCGCGGGCAGCGACTGCTCGGCCAGAGCCCGGTATGCCTGTATGCCGGCTCGATCATGCCGCCGGACCTGCTGGCGTTCTGCCCCGCGGGTGCGCGGGTGATCGACACCGGGCCGTTGACGCTGGACCAGATCATCGACGAGATCGCCGCCGCCGACGGCGCCGGCCACGATGTGGCCCGGCTGCATTCTGGCGATCCGTCGCTGTACTCGGCCATGGCCGAACAGTGCCGCAGACTGGATGCGCTCGGCATCGGCTACGAGGTCGTGCCGGGGGTGCCCGCGTTCGCTGCCGCCGCCGCGGCGCTCGGGCGGGAGTTGACGGTGCCCGGGGTGGCGCAGACGGTCACCTTGAGCCGGGTCGCCACGCTGTCGACCGCCATGCCCGAGGGTGAGTCGCTGGCCGCGCTGTCGGCGCCCGGTGCCACCCTGGTGCTCCATCTGGCCGCCGCCCAGGCCGAGGCCATCGTCGCCGAGCTCACCGGCCCCGGTGCCGGGTACACCGCCGAAACGCCATGTGCGGTGGTGGCATACGCCAGCTGGCCGGCCGAGCAGGTGGTGCGTTGCGAGCTCGGGGAGTTGGCCGAGGAGTTGCGTGCGGCAGGCATCACCAAGACCGCGGTGATCATCGTCGGAGATGTCCTCGGTGCGCAGGGGTTCACCGACAGCTACCTGTACTCGACGGGGCGGCGGCGGGGGAGTCGGCACTAGTGCGGGTTCTGTTGCTCGGTGGGACCGGGGAGGCCAGGGACCTGGCTGCGCGACTGCATCCCGGGATCACGGTCATCAGCTCGTTGGCCGGCCGGGTGCCCGACCCCGCGTTACCGGTGGGCGAGGTGCGCATCGGCGGATTCGGCGGTGCGGACGGATTGGCCGATTGGCTGACCGCCAACGCCATCACCGCCGTCGTGGACGCCACCCATCCGTTCGCGGCCACCATCACCGCGAATGCCGCGCGCGCCGCGGCACGGGTGGGTGTGCCGCATGTGGTCCTGGCCCGCCCCGCGTGGCCGCACGGTGATGCCATCGTCGTGCCCACCGACACCGCGGCGGCGCAGACGGTGTCCTCGCACGGATACCGGCGGGTGTTCCTCACCACCGGACGGTCGGGGACCGCAGCGTTCCGCGGCGTCGACGCGTGGTTCCTGATCCGCGCGGTCACCCCGCCCGAACCCGAGCTGCTCCCGGACCGGCACCTGCTGGTGCTATCGCGCGGGCCCTACCATCTCGCCGATGAACTGAAGCTTTTGCGCGACAACGGGATCGACGCATTGGTCACCAAGAACAGCGGCGGTGCGATGACGCAGGCCAAACTCGATGCCGCCGGGCAGGAGGGAGTGCCGGTGATCATGGTGGACCGACCGGCCCTGCCCGACGGGGTGGCCAGTGTGCACACCGTCGACGCGGCGGTCGACTGGGTGCGGAGCCGGCGCTAGATCAGCTCCAGGGTGTCCAGTTCGCGGATGGCGCGGCAGGACCGCTGGGCCATGGCCAGCATCATCTCGTCGCCGCGGTCGGTGGTCGTGGCGAAGGCGACCCCGAACGCGATGATCAGCGGTGCCTGCAGCATGCCCAGACGGTAATCACGCCAACAGGTTTCGACGTCGTACTCGGTCACCCCGAGCCCGGTCAGTGCGGCGTGGTATTCGGCGACCAGATCCTGCTCGGACGCCGCGCGCACCTCGGGATCCAGGCTGGTTCCGGTGAAGTACGCCAGATCGCGGGCGGGCAGTCCCACCGCGAGGGTCTGCCAGTCGACGATCGTGACGGTCGTGCGGGCGGGGTCGAAGAGCATGTTGTCCAGCCGGTAGTCGCCGTGCAACAACCCGAACCTGTGCGGTTCGGTCAGCAGCCACGGCGTCACCATCGACAGCGCCGCCGCCATGGTGGCGCGATCATCGGCGGTCATCCGGTCCCCGAGCCGTTCCAGGGTGGCCTCGGCGGCCATCGTGGCGATATCGCCCATACCCGCGGCCATCGCGTCGTCGGGCTTGGGCATCGGGATTCCTGGCAACCCCGTCAGCTCGGGATTGCACCAGGTCGGTGCGTGCAGGCCGGCCAGCGCGCGCACCCCCAGTATGGCCTCGGCCGCGCTGCAGCCGGCGATCTGGTCGCCCTGTTCTGCCGGTGCCAGGTCCGCCAGCAGGAGGACGAAATCGCCGCCGTCGGGGCCGATTTCGCAGTGGTAGTGGCGCGGGACCGGCACCCGCACCCGGTCGGCGATCCCGGTGTAGAACGCGTGCTCGGATCGATAGCCAAGGGCCACCCGATCGCGGACGGCATCGTCCTGTGCGGACAACTTGACGGCAAAGGTGGCCGGCAGCTCGGCGGCATCGGCGTAGCCCAGTTGCACGCGGTAGGTCGCACCGGTCTGGCCCGTACCGATCGGGCTGATGTCGACACTGTCGACGGGGGTGCCGAGCACACCGGTCAGCCAGTCCGCCGTCACGTCATCGGGAGTACGCGGGATCACCAGCGAAAACTAGACGTGATGCCAGGGGCTGTCAACGATGCTCGGCCGAGGTCAGCTCCGGGTAGGTGCGCGGGGTGAACACGATGTCACCGTGCACCCGGGTCTGCGAGGATCCGATGATCAGCAGGCACCGCATGTCGACCTCGTCGGGGTTCAACTCCCCGAGTGTCACCACCCGCACGTTTTCCTGCGGTCCGGCCACATCCCGTCCGATCACCACGGGCGTGTCGGGGGATCGGTGCTCGAGCAGAAGATCTCGCATGGCGCCGACCTGCCACGTCCGCGTCTTCGACGCCGGGTTGTACACCGCGATGGCCAGATCGGCGGCGGCGGCCGCGCTGATCCGTTTGGCGATGATGTCCCACGGCTTGAGCCGGTCGGACAACGAGATCACGGCATAGTCGTGTCCGAGCGGCGCACCGACGCGGCTGGCCACCGCATTGGCCGCGGTCATCGCCGGGATCACCCGGACCGGGACGTCGGGCCAGTGCACGGCCTCTTCCAGGACCGCGGTGGCCATCGCGAAGACGCCGGGGTCTCCCGAGGACACCACGACCACCGAGCGGCCCTGGCTGGCGAGCTCACAGGCCAGCCGAGCCCGTGCGGGCTCGTCGGTGTTGTCGCTGGCGTGGCGGGTCTGTCCGGTGCGCACACCGACCCGGTCCAGATACGGGAAGTAGCCGATCAGGTCGGTGGCCGCGGCCAGCTCGCGGCGCGCCTGCGGAGTGATCCAGTCCAGGTCGCCGGGACCGAGTCCCACCACCGCCACGCTGCCGCCGCTGCGCGCCACCGCCGCCTCGCCGGGGAGCATCACGATGGAGAAATAGGGCACCGAGTCCGCGTCGACATCGGCGGCGGCGAGCACCCGCTCCTGGTCGGTGCTGGCACGCTCCACATAGAAGGCCCGCTCGAGTCGTCCGGTCTCCGAGAGTGCCTGCCGCACTTCGGGATAGGACTTGCCCAACTTCATGATCACCGCGGCGTCGGTATCGGCCAGCCGACGGGCCAGCTCGGCGCCCGGCAGGGTTCCCGGCAGGATGGTCAACACCTCGTCGCCCTGCACCAGCGGCATACCGTTGGCGGCCGAGGCCGCGCTGACCGAGGTGACACCGGGCACGATCACGGCACGGAACTGTTCGGTCAACCGGGTGTGCATGTGCATGTAGGAGCTGTAGAACAGCGGATCGCCCTCGGCAAGCAGGGCGACATCGCGACCCGCCCGCAGATGAGTGGCGATACGCTCGGCCGACTCGGCGTAGAAGTCCTCCATGGCGCCGTCGTAGCCACCGGGATGCTCGGTGGTCTCGGTGGTCACCGGATACACCAGGTGTTCTTCGATCTGCCCCGCACGCAGATAGGGCTCGGCGATCCGGCGCGCGATACTGCGGCCGTGCCTGGCGCTGTGATAGGCCACCACGTCGGCCTCGCCGATCACCCGGGCCGCCTTGACCGTCACCAGCTCGGGGTCACCGGGACCCAACCCCACACCGTAGAGCGTTCCTTGACTCATTCGCGTTCACTCGCAATCGCATTCACCGCTGCCGCCGCCATCGCACTCCCGCCACGACGGCCTGTCACCACCAAGTAGTCCATCCCGCGCGGACGGGCTATCAGCTCATCCTTGGACTGCGCGGACCCGACGAAGCCGACCGGT
The sequence above is drawn from the Mycolicibacterium neoaurum VKM Ac-1815D genome and encodes:
- a CDS encoding cobalt-precorrin-6A reductase, translated to MRVLLLGGTGEARDLAARLHPGITVISSLAGRVPDPALPVGEVRIGGFGGADGLADWLTANAITAVVDATHPFAATITANAARAAARVGVPHVVLARPAWPHGDAIVVPTDTAAAQTVSSHGYRRVFLTTGRSGTAAFRGVDAWFLIRAVTPPEPELLPDRHLLVLSRGPYHLADELKLLRDNGIDALVTKNSGGAMTQAKLDAAGQEGVPVIMVDRPALPDGVASVHTVDAAVDWVRSRR
- the cbiE gene encoding precorrin-6y C5,15-methyltransferase (decarboxylating) subunit CbiE, which codes for MSARIVVVGIGADGMAGLSPASTAELRRATVVFGSGRQLDMLDSSIGAQRRQWPSPLLDALPTMFDGLGIVHVIASGDPMLHGIGATLIRVFGTDAVRVLPHVSSVTLACARLGWPAHETEVISLVTADPVTAVRRGGQAVVLSRDAGTPAALARLLTESGRGDSEFTVLENLGGADERITRSTAGTFCTRVGDLNVIAVRYLPDVRRAHALPDESFAHDGQITKQSIRAVTLATLGPRPGELLWDVGSGSGSVAVEWCRSSPGCRAVSFERDADRRNRIAMNARAFGVRIDVRSAAPEPFGDVAPPAAVFVGGGVTQPGLIEACVDRLPRQGRLVVNAVTVESEAALAQWYAQKGGELRRFQHYQGGPVGGFTAWRPALPVTQWAWVKP
- a CDS encoding phosphotransferase family protein, with protein sequence MIPRTPDDVTADWLTGVLGTPVDSVDISPIGTGQTGATYRVQLGYADAAELPATFAVKLSAQDDAVRDRVALGYRSEHAFYTGIADRVRVPVPRHYHCEIGPDGGDFVLLLADLAPAEQGDQIAGCSAAEAILGVRALAGLHAPTWCNPELTGLPGIPMPKPDDAMAAGMGDIATMAAEATLERLGDRMTADDRATMAAALSMVTPWLLTEPHRFGLLHGDYRLDNMLFDPARTTVTIVDWQTLAVGLPARDLAYFTGTSLDPEVRAASEQDLVAEYHAALTGLGVTEYDVETCWRDYRLGMLQAPLIIAFGVAFATTTDRGDEMMLAMAQRSCRAIRELDTLELI
- the cobM gene encoding precorrin-4 C(11)-methyltransferase, with product MTVYFIGAGPGAADLITVRGQRLLGQSPVCLYAGSIMPPDLLAFCPAGARVIDTGPLTLDQIIDEIAAADGAGHDVARLHSGDPSLYSAMAEQCRRLDALGIGYEVVPGVPAFAAAAAALGRELTVPGVAQTVTLSRVATLSTAMPEGESLAALSAPGATLVLHLAAAQAEAIVAELTGPGAGYTAETPCAVVAYASWPAEQVVRCELGELAEELRAAGITKTAVIIVGDVLGAQGFTDSYLYSTGRRRGSRH
- a CDS encoding precorrin-2 C(20)-methyltransferase, producing MSQGTLYGVGLGPGDPELVTVKAARVIGEADVVAYHSARHGRSIARRIAEPYLRAGQIEEHLVYPVTTETTEHPGGYDGAMEDFYAESAERIATHLRAGRDVALLAEGDPLFYSSYMHMHTRLTEQFRAVIVPGVTSVSAASAANGMPLVQGDEVLTILPGTLPGAELARRLADTDAAVIMKLGKSYPEVRQALSETGRLERAFYVERASTDQERVLAAADVDADSVPYFSIVMLPGEAAVARSGGSVAVVGLGPGDLDWITPQARRELAAATDLIGYFPYLDRVGVRTGQTRHASDNTDEPARARLACELASQGRSVVVVSSGDPGVFAMATAVLEEAVHWPDVPVRVIPAMTAANAVASRVGAPLGHDYAVISLSDRLKPWDIIAKRISAAAAADLAIAVYNPASKTRTWQVGAMRDLLLEHRSPDTPVVIGRDVAGPQENVRVVTLGELNPDEVDMRCLLIIGSSQTRVHGDIVFTPRTYPELTSAEHR